The proteins below come from a single Biomphalaria glabrata chromosome 10, xgBioGlab47.1, whole genome shotgun sequence genomic window:
- the LOC106057966 gene encoding malignant fibrous histiocytoma-amplified sequence 1 homolog isoform X1: MDDKRCHVPEVTVTRASSRSVKFDLRPESDMSSQSSPRRSSTKDSSPQRNARRSSIKDTSPKRSTSKDTSPRRGSTKDVSGRRGSSFSPSKLSPKVSPTNRRKSSLKNSPSPDRAKGGSGAVTRKSLSPVKSGLANRKRSPSLSKTLSSKSLIKDQSAASSRDDKKIRPPSIPQPELTASGLKIIDWSGQGMTSIPFNLLNPKDTVGELNVSSNNIRSVSTEIRNMKKLEKLDLSKNGIRCSSSTDFGGLPAEMAQLTCLTELNIAECNLPFIPPAIFRISSLKVLNLSRNKVNILLPEIGQLTKLVQLNLQQTNITSLPPEIAQCLDLEEVYLWGNSIETLPDTLSRLTKLRVLALNYRSFCSVVNTPYMEGLLRKGQIKSEHIPAVVFEMAGLQVLDLENTKLNSLPYMANTNLEELYLSKNFLQTIPDSIYNLQMLKILDLSHNQLTEFHEDIGRLKSLKVLRMACNKLDLIPRTIANMEHLEELNLAENNITIIPPEIRYLQALKILVLEQNSIILLPDEFCELTQLHTLDLTSNKIRTLPMELHRLKGLTQAHVYHQLVKAGLWLYKNPLEQPPPEIWRTDKPENIFKYLKKLMIIKTENLQRQKIMLLGESQCGKTSLAHVLSQRKPKLSDGVREKTRILKQTIWKTENNVEFVLNDFGGDIVYRTLYKLFLDSKALVLLVYNAATFNENRFYDAIGQWLDMLRASCPGVVVKVIGAQVDLLHQQEDEDDLKTIVSEQELKALCAPSEDFEEDEEDDALSIGHRSEMESIRNTSTPAVPEKPHHELAMDLTMQHLNKKDQELQEELKILESDIASLEKPGQAELTDMEEAILKLLRIRQQKIKFILLNPLKIIPGVASVSSSNSMEGIVQLVDELEHATINQQLFPHAQRHIPAHWKRLGAAIKQTKGPYLYWDDVQDVADRYDVKEAELKECVRFMCDVGDIIWYENDPGLSQIVFQKPKLLTDMMSSLYRHDMREFLNYENKVFMCKGRLNREQFQESANHFLLTGELARPLLNSLWFHLKLSNEDTEEMLELLPMFEICYTIPEPDIPTSPIHNRPVLVLPWYNRDCDLSPLKEVWPANSHSKELAVVFTFPFHCPSAIFLNISAQIHDFLDERMDWQDHIYASTESEKLFLQQSHKEDATVITIVVRGPEFAAVQELMEDMVDVVNSEIVKYPGLYWKVKIPMGASSLQLATLSASDYVKLNSSGRRMSRPLKPLSSKN; encoded by the exons ATGGACGACAAGAGATGTCATGTACCAGAGGTCACTGTCACCAGGGCATCCTCAAGAAGTGTCAAA tTTGACCTGAGGCCAGAAAGCGACATGTCTAGTCAATCGAGTCCCAGAAGAAGTTCCACAAAAGACTCATCCCCGCAAAGGAACGCTAGGAGAAGCTCCATAAAGGACACCTCGCCCAAGAGAAGCACGAGCAAGGACACCTCGCCACGAAGAGGTTCCACTAAAGACGTATCTGGCAGGAGAGGCTCCTCCTTCTCTCCATCCAAGTTGTCTCCAAAAGTATCCCCGACGAATCGCAGGAAATCAAGTCTCAAGAACTCGCCTTCTCCAGACAGGGCGAAGGGTGGAAGTGGAGCCGTGACCCGGAAGTCTCTCTCGCCAGTCAAGTCGGGATTAGCAAATAGAAAACGGTCCCCATCTCTTTCCAAAACTCTGTCGAGCAAAAGTCTGATCAAAGACCAAAGCGCTGCTAGTTCTAGGG ATGACAAAAAGATCCGACCTCCATCCATTCCACAGCCAGAGTTAACAGCGTCTGGACTGAAAATCATTGACTGGTCTGGACAGGGGATGACCAGCATACCTTTCAATCTCCTTAACC CCAAGGACACGGTAGGCGAGCTGAATGTATCCTCTAACAACATCCGGTCCGTCTCCACTGAGATACGGAACATGAAGAAGCTAGAGAAGCTGGATCTGTCCAAGAACGGGATCCGATGCTCCAGCAGCACTGACTTTGGCGGCCTGCCCGCGGAGATGGCTCAGTTGACGTGCTTAACAGAGCTAAACATAGCTGAGTGCAACCTGCCCTTCATACCACCAGCCATCTTCAGAATAAGCAGTCTGAAAGTACTCAACCTGAGTAGAAATAAG GTGAACATTTTATTGCCGGAGATAGGACAGCTGACCAAACTTGTCCAGCTCAACTTACAACAGACCAACATCACTTCCTTGCCCCCAGAGATTGCCCAATGTCTGGATCTAGAGGAAGTTTACCTCTGGGGCAACTCCATTGAAACATTGCCTGACACACTCTCCAGGTTGACAAAATTGAGAGTCCTGGCTCTTAACTATAG GAGTTTTTGCAGTGTAGTAAATACACCTTACATGGAAGGTCTTCTAAGGAAAGGTCAGATCAAATCAGAGCACATCCCAGCAGTAGTCTTTGAGATGGCAGGCCTACAGGTCCTGGACCTGGAGAACACCAAGCTGAACAGCCTCCCTTACATGGCCAACACAAACCTGGAAGAACTCTACCTGAGCAAGAACTTTCTACAG ACAATACCAGACAGCATTTATAACCTTCAAATGTTGAAAATTCTGGACCTGTCTCACAATCAGTTGACAGAGTTCCATGAAGACATTGGCAGACTCAAAAGTTTAAAAGTGTTGAGGATGGCCTGCAATAAGCTAGACTTAATTCCTAGAACTATTGCTAACATGGAACATTTGGAAGAGCTAAACCTGGCTGAGAACAACATCACCATCATTCCTCCAGAAATCAGAT ATTTACAAGCCCTGAAAATTCTAGTACTTGAACAAAACAGTATTATCCTTCTGCCTGATGAATTCTGTGAACTTACTCAGCTCCACACTCTTGACCTCACCAGTAATAAGATTAGAACACTGCCCATGGAATTACATCGCCTAAAAGGACTAACCCAGGCCCATGTTTACCACCAATTGGTCAAGGCTGGCCTGTGGCTGTACAAAAATCCCCTGGAGCAGCCACCACCAGAGATATGGAGAACAGACAAGCCAGAAAACATCTTTAAGTATCTTAAGAAACTGATGATTATCAAGACAGAGAATCTTCAGCGCCAAAAGATTATGCTTCTTGGAGAAAGCCAGTGTGGAAAGACAAGCCTTGCCCATGTGCTGTCTCAGAGAAAGCCAAAGCTGAGTGATGGGGTAAGGGAGAAGACAAGAATACTGAAGCAAACAATCTGGAAAACAGAAAACAATGTGGAGTTTGTTCTGAATGACTTTGGTGGAGACATAGTTTATAGGACtctttacaaattatttttagacaGCAAGGCGTTAGTTCTTCTTGTGTACAATGCTGCCACTTTTAATGAGAACCGATTCTACGATGCCATTGGCCAGTGGTTAGATATGTTGAGGGCCAGCTGTCCAGGGGTTGTGGTCAAAGTAATTGGTGCACAGGTGGACTTGCTTCATCAGCAGGAGGATGAAGATGATttgaagaccattgtttctgaACAAGAGTTGAAAGCACTATGTGCACCATCTGAAGATTTTGAAGAAGATGAGGAAGATGATGCTCTGAGCATTGGCCATAGAAGCGAGATGGAGTCAATCAGAAACACAAGCACCCCAGCAGTGCCAGAAAAACCTCACCATGAGCTTGCCATGGATTTAACAATGCAGCATCTGAACAAAAAAGATCAAGAATTACAAGAAGAATTAAAGATACTTGAATCTGACATAGCAAGCCTTGAAAAACCTGGCCAAGCAGAACTGACAGATATGGAAGAAGCTATTTTGAAACTTCTTCGCATCAGGCaacaaaagataaaatttatactCCTGAACCCATTGAAAATTATCCCAGGAGTGGCTTCAGTCAGTTCTTCTAACAGTATGGAGGGCATAGTTCAGCTTGTGGATGAGCTTGAACATGCTACTATAAACCAGCAATTGTTCCCACATGCACAGCGGCACATTCCAGCACACTGGAAGAGGTTAGGAGCTGCAATCAAGCAGACAAAAGGACCCTACCTCTACTGGGATGATGTGCAAGATGTGGCTGACAGGTATGATGTCAAAGAAGCGGAGCTAAAGGAATGTGTTCGATTCATGTGCGATGTTGGTGATATCATCTGGTATGAAAATGATCCTGGTCTATCTCAGATTGTATTTCAGAAACCAAAGCTGCTAACAGACATGATGTCTAGTCTTTACCGCCATGATATGAGAGAGTTCCTTAATTATGAGAACAAAGTATTTATGTGCAAAGGTCGACTCAACAGAGAACAGTTTCAGGAAAGCGCAAACCACTTCCTCCTGACTGGAGAACTGGCACGACCACTGCTTAACAGTTTGTGGTTCCACCTCAAGCTGTCCAATGAGGACACAGAAGAGATGCTGGAGCTTCTGCCCATGTTTGAAATATGCTACACCATTCCTGAACCGGACATTCCCACCAGTCCTATTCATAACCGCCCAGTGTTAGTTCTTCCATGGTATAACAGAGATTGTGACCTGAGCCCACTCAAAGAAGTGTGGCCAGCCAACAGCCACAGCAAGGAATTGGCTGTAGTATTCACCTTCCCCTTCCATTGTCCAtctgcaatttttttaaacatctctGCTCAGATCCATGACTTTCTTGATGAAAGAATGGACTGGCAAGATCATATCTATGCTTCAACTGAATCTGAAAAACTCTTCCTCCAGCAGTCTCACAAAGAGGATGCTACCGTTATTACCATAGTTGTACGAGGCCCAGAGTTTGCTGCAGTTCAAGAACTGATGGAGGACATGGTAGATGTTGTCAACTCAGAAATTGTAAAATACCCAGGACTTTATTGGAAAGTGAAAATCCCAATGGGAGCCAGCAGCTTACAGTTAGCCACACTGTCCGCAAGTGATTATGTTAAACTTAACAGTTCAGGCAGGAGAATGAGCAGACCCTTGAAGCCTTTATCTTCtaaaaactaa
- the LOC106057966 gene encoding malignant fibrous histiocytoma-amplified sequence 1 homolog isoform X2, protein MSSQSSPRRSSTKDSSPQRNARRSSIKDTSPKRSTSKDTSPRRGSTKDVSGRRGSSFSPSKLSPKVSPTNRRKSSLKNSPSPDRAKGGSGAVTRKSLSPVKSGLANRKRSPSLSKTLSSKSLIKDQSAASSRDDKKIRPPSIPQPELTASGLKIIDWSGQGMTSIPFNLLNPKDTVGELNVSSNNIRSVSTEIRNMKKLEKLDLSKNGIRCSSSTDFGGLPAEMAQLTCLTELNIAECNLPFIPPAIFRISSLKVLNLSRNKVNILLPEIGQLTKLVQLNLQQTNITSLPPEIAQCLDLEEVYLWGNSIETLPDTLSRLTKLRVLALNYRSFCSVVNTPYMEGLLRKGQIKSEHIPAVVFEMAGLQVLDLENTKLNSLPYMANTNLEELYLSKNFLQTIPDSIYNLQMLKILDLSHNQLTEFHEDIGRLKSLKVLRMACNKLDLIPRTIANMEHLEELNLAENNITIIPPEIRYLQALKILVLEQNSIILLPDEFCELTQLHTLDLTSNKIRTLPMELHRLKGLTQAHVYHQLVKAGLWLYKNPLEQPPPEIWRTDKPENIFKYLKKLMIIKTENLQRQKIMLLGESQCGKTSLAHVLSQRKPKLSDGVREKTRILKQTIWKTENNVEFVLNDFGGDIVYRTLYKLFLDSKALVLLVYNAATFNENRFYDAIGQWLDMLRASCPGVVVKVIGAQVDLLHQQEDEDDLKTIVSEQELKALCAPSEDFEEDEEDDALSIGHRSEMESIRNTSTPAVPEKPHHELAMDLTMQHLNKKDQELQEELKILESDIASLEKPGQAELTDMEEAILKLLRIRQQKIKFILLNPLKIIPGVASVSSSNSMEGIVQLVDELEHATINQQLFPHAQRHIPAHWKRLGAAIKQTKGPYLYWDDVQDVADRYDVKEAELKECVRFMCDVGDIIWYENDPGLSQIVFQKPKLLTDMMSSLYRHDMREFLNYENKVFMCKGRLNREQFQESANHFLLTGELARPLLNSLWFHLKLSNEDTEEMLELLPMFEICYTIPEPDIPTSPIHNRPVLVLPWYNRDCDLSPLKEVWPANSHSKELAVVFTFPFHCPSAIFLNISAQIHDFLDERMDWQDHIYASTESEKLFLQQSHKEDATVITIVVRGPEFAAVQELMEDMVDVVNSEIVKYPGLYWKVKIPMGASSLQLATLSASDYVKLNSSGRRMSRPLKPLSSKN, encoded by the exons ATGTCTAGTCAATCGAGTCCCAGAAGAAGTTCCACAAAAGACTCATCCCCGCAAAGGAACGCTAGGAGAAGCTCCATAAAGGACACCTCGCCCAAGAGAAGCACGAGCAAGGACACCTCGCCACGAAGAGGTTCCACTAAAGACGTATCTGGCAGGAGAGGCTCCTCCTTCTCTCCATCCAAGTTGTCTCCAAAAGTATCCCCGACGAATCGCAGGAAATCAAGTCTCAAGAACTCGCCTTCTCCAGACAGGGCGAAGGGTGGAAGTGGAGCCGTGACCCGGAAGTCTCTCTCGCCAGTCAAGTCGGGATTAGCAAATAGAAAACGGTCCCCATCTCTTTCCAAAACTCTGTCGAGCAAAAGTCTGATCAAAGACCAAAGCGCTGCTAGTTCTAGGG ATGACAAAAAGATCCGACCTCCATCCATTCCACAGCCAGAGTTAACAGCGTCTGGACTGAAAATCATTGACTGGTCTGGACAGGGGATGACCAGCATACCTTTCAATCTCCTTAACC CCAAGGACACGGTAGGCGAGCTGAATGTATCCTCTAACAACATCCGGTCCGTCTCCACTGAGATACGGAACATGAAGAAGCTAGAGAAGCTGGATCTGTCCAAGAACGGGATCCGATGCTCCAGCAGCACTGACTTTGGCGGCCTGCCCGCGGAGATGGCTCAGTTGACGTGCTTAACAGAGCTAAACATAGCTGAGTGCAACCTGCCCTTCATACCACCAGCCATCTTCAGAATAAGCAGTCTGAAAGTACTCAACCTGAGTAGAAATAAG GTGAACATTTTATTGCCGGAGATAGGACAGCTGACCAAACTTGTCCAGCTCAACTTACAACAGACCAACATCACTTCCTTGCCCCCAGAGATTGCCCAATGTCTGGATCTAGAGGAAGTTTACCTCTGGGGCAACTCCATTGAAACATTGCCTGACACACTCTCCAGGTTGACAAAATTGAGAGTCCTGGCTCTTAACTATAG GAGTTTTTGCAGTGTAGTAAATACACCTTACATGGAAGGTCTTCTAAGGAAAGGTCAGATCAAATCAGAGCACATCCCAGCAGTAGTCTTTGAGATGGCAGGCCTACAGGTCCTGGACCTGGAGAACACCAAGCTGAACAGCCTCCCTTACATGGCCAACACAAACCTGGAAGAACTCTACCTGAGCAAGAACTTTCTACAG ACAATACCAGACAGCATTTATAACCTTCAAATGTTGAAAATTCTGGACCTGTCTCACAATCAGTTGACAGAGTTCCATGAAGACATTGGCAGACTCAAAAGTTTAAAAGTGTTGAGGATGGCCTGCAATAAGCTAGACTTAATTCCTAGAACTATTGCTAACATGGAACATTTGGAAGAGCTAAACCTGGCTGAGAACAACATCACCATCATTCCTCCAGAAATCAGAT ATTTACAAGCCCTGAAAATTCTAGTACTTGAACAAAACAGTATTATCCTTCTGCCTGATGAATTCTGTGAACTTACTCAGCTCCACACTCTTGACCTCACCAGTAATAAGATTAGAACACTGCCCATGGAATTACATCGCCTAAAAGGACTAACCCAGGCCCATGTTTACCACCAATTGGTCAAGGCTGGCCTGTGGCTGTACAAAAATCCCCTGGAGCAGCCACCACCAGAGATATGGAGAACAGACAAGCCAGAAAACATCTTTAAGTATCTTAAGAAACTGATGATTATCAAGACAGAGAATCTTCAGCGCCAAAAGATTATGCTTCTTGGAGAAAGCCAGTGTGGAAAGACAAGCCTTGCCCATGTGCTGTCTCAGAGAAAGCCAAAGCTGAGTGATGGGGTAAGGGAGAAGACAAGAATACTGAAGCAAACAATCTGGAAAACAGAAAACAATGTGGAGTTTGTTCTGAATGACTTTGGTGGAGACATAGTTTATAGGACtctttacaaattatttttagacaGCAAGGCGTTAGTTCTTCTTGTGTACAATGCTGCCACTTTTAATGAGAACCGATTCTACGATGCCATTGGCCAGTGGTTAGATATGTTGAGGGCCAGCTGTCCAGGGGTTGTGGTCAAAGTAATTGGTGCACAGGTGGACTTGCTTCATCAGCAGGAGGATGAAGATGATttgaagaccattgtttctgaACAAGAGTTGAAAGCACTATGTGCACCATCTGAAGATTTTGAAGAAGATGAGGAAGATGATGCTCTGAGCATTGGCCATAGAAGCGAGATGGAGTCAATCAGAAACACAAGCACCCCAGCAGTGCCAGAAAAACCTCACCATGAGCTTGCCATGGATTTAACAATGCAGCATCTGAACAAAAAAGATCAAGAATTACAAGAAGAATTAAAGATACTTGAATCTGACATAGCAAGCCTTGAAAAACCTGGCCAAGCAGAACTGACAGATATGGAAGAAGCTATTTTGAAACTTCTTCGCATCAGGCaacaaaagataaaatttatactCCTGAACCCATTGAAAATTATCCCAGGAGTGGCTTCAGTCAGTTCTTCTAACAGTATGGAGGGCATAGTTCAGCTTGTGGATGAGCTTGAACATGCTACTATAAACCAGCAATTGTTCCCACATGCACAGCGGCACATTCCAGCACACTGGAAGAGGTTAGGAGCTGCAATCAAGCAGACAAAAGGACCCTACCTCTACTGGGATGATGTGCAAGATGTGGCTGACAGGTATGATGTCAAAGAAGCGGAGCTAAAGGAATGTGTTCGATTCATGTGCGATGTTGGTGATATCATCTGGTATGAAAATGATCCTGGTCTATCTCAGATTGTATTTCAGAAACCAAAGCTGCTAACAGACATGATGTCTAGTCTTTACCGCCATGATATGAGAGAGTTCCTTAATTATGAGAACAAAGTATTTATGTGCAAAGGTCGACTCAACAGAGAACAGTTTCAGGAAAGCGCAAACCACTTCCTCCTGACTGGAGAACTGGCACGACCACTGCTTAACAGTTTGTGGTTCCACCTCAAGCTGTCCAATGAGGACACAGAAGAGATGCTGGAGCTTCTGCCCATGTTTGAAATATGCTACACCATTCCTGAACCGGACATTCCCACCAGTCCTATTCATAACCGCCCAGTGTTAGTTCTTCCATGGTATAACAGAGATTGTGACCTGAGCCCACTCAAAGAAGTGTGGCCAGCCAACAGCCACAGCAAGGAATTGGCTGTAGTATTCACCTTCCCCTTCCATTGTCCAtctgcaatttttttaaacatctctGCTCAGATCCATGACTTTCTTGATGAAAGAATGGACTGGCAAGATCATATCTATGCTTCAACTGAATCTGAAAAACTCTTCCTCCAGCAGTCTCACAAAGAGGATGCTACCGTTATTACCATAGTTGTACGAGGCCCAGAGTTTGCTGCAGTTCAAGAACTGATGGAGGACATGGTAGATGTTGTCAACTCAGAAATTGTAAAATACCCAGGACTTTATTGGAAAGTGAAAATCCCAATGGGAGCCAGCAGCTTACAGTTAGCCACACTGTCCGCAAGTGATTATGTTAAACTTAACAGTTCAGGCAGGAGAATGAGCAGACCCTTGAAGCCTTTATCTTCtaaaaactaa